One window from the genome of Sesamum indicum cultivar Zhongzhi No. 13 linkage group LG15, S_indicum_v1.0, whole genome shotgun sequence encodes:
- the LOC105177102 gene encoding zinc finger CCCH domain-containing protein 41 — protein sequence MELKVSSEKPGFSSSDCGSDPDEKEISEGEDEDDDRNHKHRRREARSQSLEENSIDQGLARPYRKRNRPFENGYSYREGDPQSGETWKNYNIATERDFSRFEKRRSYQASYSRAPLELNQRIRVNQTLSGEVGPVRGRGRDPISWGIRDSRLGLVDVASQIAQPGPVPSALFGRGLPNMSTAPSTSWNAFGLVPGVPNGGLDSLHPLGLQGALRPAISPPMSIGIPRQRCRDFEERGFCLRGDMCPMEHGVNRIVIEDVQSLSQFNLPVSLPGSQLMGTSSAQGALPVVNSKAFPSKNSKSGMTEDGFSLNGGVMGGSVVGASDVYDPDQPLWTNDNPETSAALLALNQSNADETEAFLDMDPSDRQNIESYEGFNDERPLRNASTAGSQSSSVWGRIGSSKRGSGVKEKSDSVAPPSSYLERNINGEEARKTSLPSVPDQGKWTSADGNGPLLKESSLKPHGDSVRNIRKPSQKALRTLFVNGIPLKDNKREALLSHFQKFGEVIDIYIPMHSERAFVQFSKREEAEAALKAPDAVMGNRFIKLWWANRDNIPDDGISGTSNVPITPRGVTVKPALPHSFVLDKGKETPHLPGGKDGNAHGAGTQVPVYEHPKPMVANGPKALPPQQKKLESLELLKEELRKKQEMLEQKRNEFRRQLDKLEKQAVGSKDVTVSDLTTRRSKGEIPPDHAKAETSKSSPRDAITTGNDTSAEHVVPHASTSNPSAPVREPLKPSHRPLAAAGPPFTANRFKLDNRPTAFRILSPLPAGLANVAALEEHFSTYGDLSSVEMEESKLQETNDASVPSDISARISFTARRFAEKAFLHGKCWQGHKLQFMWLTSTSSGKEGGAAGNLSSSPNMTSDAKVQPTGEDASMHSQKISGKEGAISGNLSSSSNTILDSNVQPSGEDASTHQQEIAASETGEPDHPATEVDADSTEQDKDAKSFSTSF from the exons ATGGAGCTAAAGGTTTCTTCGGAAAAGCCTGGATTTTCATCGTCTGATTGCGGCAGTGATCCTGATGAGAAAGAAATCAGTGAAGGTGAAGATGAGGATGATGATCGTAACCATAAGCATCGTCGACGCGAAGCACGTTCTCAATCTCTGGAGGAGAATTCTATTGATCAAGGTTTGGCAAGACCATATAGAAAAAGGAACAGGCCTTTTGAAAATGGGTACTCTTACAGGGAAGGTGACCCTCAATCAGGTGAAAcctggaaaaattataatattgctACGGAGAGAGACTTCTCAAGGTTTGAGAAGAGACGTTCATACCAGGCCTCATATTCTAGAGCTCCCCTGGAATTAAACCAAAGAATCAGGGTAAACCAAACACTGTCAGGTGAAGTTGGCCCTGTTAGAGGTAGAGGAAGGGATCCTATTTCCTGGGGCATTCGAGATTCCAGGCTTGGCTTGGTTGATGTTGCATCTCAAATTGCTCAACCTGGACCTGTTCCTTCCGCCCTGTTTGGGAGAGGCTTGCCAAATATGTCTACTGCACCGAGCACATCCTGGAATGCATTTGGATTGGTTCCAGGAGTTCCTAATGGTGGACTTGACTCACTTCACCCCCTAGGTTTGCAAGGGGCGTTAAGACCAGCTATTAGTCCACCAATGAGCATTGGGATTCCACGGCAAAGGTGTAGAGACTTTGAGGAACGTGGTTTTTGCCTTAGAGGAGACATGTGCCCAATGGAACATGGTGTTAATCGTATTGTAATCGAAGATGTTCAG AGCCTTTCACAGTTCAATCTCCCTGTTTCACTTCCTGGTTCACAGCTTATGGGGACATCTTCTGCACAAGGAGCTTTACCTGTAGTAAATAGCAAAGCTTTTCCTTCAAAAAATAGCAAGTCTGGAATGACTGAGGATGGGTTTTCCCTGAATGGTGGTGTCATGGGAGGTTCTGTGGTGGGGGCATCTGATGTGTATGATCCAGATCAACCTTTATGGACAAACGATAACCCTGAAACATCAGCAGCACTCCTAGCACTTAATCAATCGAATGCTGATGAAACAGAGGCTTTCCTGGATATGGACCCATCTGATCGGCAGAACATTGAATCATATGAAGGATTTAATGATGAACGTCCACTTAGAAATGCCTCAACTGCTGGATCTCAGAGTTCATCTGTTTGGGGTCGCATAGGTAGTTCAAAACGTGGTTCCGGAGTAAAGGAAAAAAGTGATTCTGTTGCACCACCCTCTAGTTATCTTGAAAGGAACATCAATGGTGAGGAGGCTCGAAAGACAAGTCTTCCCAGTGTTCCAGATCAAGGAAAGTGGACTAGTGCAGATGGAAATGGTCCATTACTTAAGGAATCATCTCTGAAGCCACATGGTGATTCTGTTCGAAATATTCGAAAACCATCTCAAAAGGCACTTCGCACTCTATTTGTCAATGGCATTCCTTTGAAAGATAACAAAAGGGAAGCTCTTCTTTcacattttcagaaatttggTGAGGTCATCGACATTTATATTCCCATGCACAGTGAACGGgcttttgtgcaattttcaAAAAGGGAAGAAGCGGAAGCCGCATTAAAGGCACCTGATGCAGTAATGGGCAATCGATTTATCAAGCTTTGGTGGGCAAATCGAGATAATATTCCTGATGATGGGATAAGTGGCACCAGTAATGTCCCAATTACTCCTCGTGGAGTGACAGTTAAGCCTGCTCTTCCACATTCATTTGTCCTTGataaagggaaagaaactccTCATCTGCCAGGTGGCAAAGATGGTAATGCTCATGGCGCTGGTACTCAAGTTCCAGTCTATGAACATCCCAAGCCTATGGTGGCTAATGGTCCCAAAGCTCTTCCCccacaacaaaagaaattggaGAGCTTAGAGCTTTTAAAGGAAGAACTTCGTAAGAAGCAGGAGATGCTGGAACAGAAACGAAATGAGTTTCGCCGCCAATTAGACAAACTCGAAAAACAA GCTGTGGGCTCCAAGGACGTGACTGTATCAGATCTGACCACTAGAAGATCTAAAGGTGAAATACCACCTGATCATGCAAAAGCAGAAACTTCCAAGTCATCACCAAGAGATGCCATAACCACTGGCAACGACACTTCTGCTGAGCATGTTGTCCCACATGCTTCCACTTCAAATCCAAGTGCGCCTGTGCGGGAACCTTTGAAACCTTCACATCGCCCGCTAGCAGCCGCTGGGCCACCTTTTACAGCAAACAGATTCAAACTGGATAATCGGCCCACAGCTTTCAGAATTCTTTCACCATTGCCTGCTGGCCTTGCAAAT GTCGCTGCTTTGGAGGAGCACTTCTCTACCTATGGTGATCTTTCTTCTGTGGAAATGGAAGAGTCAAAGCTTCAAGAGACTAATGATGCTTCAGTGCCATCTGATATTTCAGCTCGTATTTCCTTCACAGCACGACGGTTTGCTGAGAAAGCATTCTTGCATGGTAAATGCTGGCAAGGCCACAAGTTGCAGTTTATGTGGCTGACATCTACTAGTTCTGGGAAGGAAGGTGGTGCCGCTGGAAATCTTTCATCTTCGCCTAATATGACATCAGATGCTAAGGTTCAGCCTACTGGAGAGGATGCATCCATGCATTCTCAGAAAATTTCTGGAAAAGAAGGTGCTATTTCTGGAAATCTTTCGTCTTCTTCCAATACGATATTAGATTCTAATGTTCAGCCTAGCGGAGAAGACGCCTCCACCCATCAGCAGGAGATTGCCGCCTCAGAAACTGGTGAACCTGACCACCCAGCAACAGAAGTTGATGCAGATTCCACTGAACAGGACAAAGATGCTAAATCTTTTTCAACCTCATTTTAA